Part of the Panicum virgatum strain AP13 chromosome 4N, P.virgatum_v5, whole genome shotgun sequence genome is shown below.
GAAAATCCCGGAATCCCCACTCCATGCAAAGAAAATCCCCAAAGTCACATGTGCTTTGAAATGGAGCGGGCGAGAAGATTTTTTTCAACACGCAGATAAACtgctccacctccggccaataataaagatttttttcaaCACGCACATAAACtgctccacctccggccaaCAATTCTGCGCCCTTGGGGACTCGAGCTGCGACCAGCAGGGTGCCGAGAGCACCGCTAGACCAACTGGGGTAGCAGCCGCTGGCGtgattagattcttcagagttcATAGCGCAGTGATTTTGaagttaattttgtaaactatttttatttaatatttttaatcaacggtcaaaatatttttttaggatGTTTTTGAATGAAACCAAACGATCCCGTTATACCGCGCCCGGCTGCCGAGATCCGGCAGCTAGCCGTGCTGACCTGGCCGCATGTGTGCTTGTGTGGCGGCACGCTCACGACTCTTGCCGTAGATCCTGTTtgttttcatcaattttttTAACTCCGATCacataaaaaaaatcttaccaTTTAGgaatatcaaataaaatttatttataaaacttttttgacAGATGAatgctaatttgcgagacgaatctaatgagcctaattaatccatatttTCTACagttgtgctacagtaatcatccgctaattacgaattaatatacctcattagattcgtctcgcaatttagccccAATATTCTGCAGTTAATTttataataaaattttatttaatattaataaatatCAAAATTTTCTTAAATGTGACATAGTGCTCTTGCAACCAAACAACCCCGTAGTCTCGCTCGCGGCCCCCGAGACGGGAGAGCTAGACCACGCTACCATCGGCATCTTCTCCTGGCTGCCATCGTCGGATTCCGCATCATTCCCTTGGCCCCCTCGTACAAAGAAGGCACCAGCCGCAACCCCCGACCCCGCGCACTAGCTTAGCTAAGCCAACCTCCGGGTCCTCTTGACCTCCCAAGCCTGCGAGCTGGAGAcatcccggcgccggcgcgatgAGCTCCGGCGGCTGCTCGACCTGCCTCGAGGTCATATTCGCCGTCGTCCTCCCGCCGCTTGGCGTCTTCTTCCGCTACGGCTGCTGCAGCGTAAGCATCTATCTCTTCGCCTCCGCACACGATGGCTTGCCGGCTTGGTGAGAAATGGCGGAGACATCACGAGTGCCCAGCTGCTTAATTAATTAACATCCAAGTTCCAATTCTGTTGCCTGTTTCTGCAGCCGGAGTTCTTCATCTCCCTCGCGCTGACGGTACTGGGCTACGTCCCCGGCATCGTCTACTCCCTCTACGTCATCCTCcggacgccgccggagccgaCGGGCATCGACGGGGAGCGGCCGTACGACATGCTCGCCTGACGGAGGCCTGCACTGTACATCACCATCCAGCACATAGGGCCCCTGCACAGCACACACTATTGTAGTTTTGCTGTACTTTTCGTCGCCGTTCGTGATGAGCTGTAGGTAGCAGGTAGTTGGTTCAGGACATTCCTGGCTGTATTTTTCTGCGTCCATGTTCTTCCAGTACGATTGTTTGGATGGTCTCTGTAATTGGTTGTCCGATTGACGATTCTAGTATTCTTTGGGGGTTTATGAATGTATTGTCAGTAAGGGAGAGATGGCAGTTCATCTGTCCATATATGAAGCAGTTGCTAATTGGTACAGTAACTGATACTCTGATAAGATGCATATATGTAATCATGTACAAATCTTAAATCTTATAATGTAGTTTGGGGGTCTGAATTGTGGTTTCTTTGGTTCTGTTCAGGAGCTGAGTTGCCTTTACAAGATCAGACTTCTGAGTTCTAGCCAATTCACGGTTCTAAAGGCTTGAGTTCTAACTTCTAACCATCAGTTTCTAAATACTTCATGAAATTTGGATGtgaattaattttttttctcgaatacgcgcGCAGCGTATCATTTTATTAAGACGAAGAAAAAATTGATACAGTGTTCGGTTACAACCCAAATGGAACAGACTCCAAATGGACACAAGCCGGCGAGCCAGCTGAGGATGTGAATCAATTAGATTGTCCCAAATATCATATATTAAAATTGTTCTAAAAACATCAGGTTTTAAAAAAACGGATGTCGTACCTTACAAACTATGGAGGAAGTATAAATCAAACCGTAGTCAATTATTGGCCTATGATAACCTCTGCTTTGGAGATGAGATTTGGTATCTTTGTGCAGAAACTTCAAGAATTTTATATTGTGATCAACTGGTTTACTTCTGGACTTAAAGTGCCTGATCAGAAGAGTTGAGTAATATATCTTTCTGCTGAATTATGTGCTTGAAAAGAGAAACTGATTAACCCAAACTGAAGGCAACACTCTGCAAACATATTGCCTCAGGCAGTATCAGATCTGTTCAATGTTagatccagcagcagcagcaggctacACTAGCAGGTGCAGCAAGCCAATTTGCTCATGTACGTACATGTTTGCGGGTTGCTGCAGGTGCAGAGTTACCGACCAATCCCAGTTTCTGATTCAGGATGCAGGACGGGAGTTGTCAAGGCTAGTACAAACGAGCCGAAAAATACAAAGAACTGAAGAAGGCTATGCGCAGGGCTTTTGTGGAGTCCCGGGTAACTCAGTGACATGTGCAGTAGTTAGCCCAATCATACGGTTGAAGTTGATGGAACAAGCACCTCCCAATACCCGTGTGCTACTCCAACTCCAAGTAGTTGGGGGGATGAAGCTCTGTATCCGAGTAGTTGT
Proteins encoded:
- the LOC120671400 gene encoding hydrophobic protein OSR8-like — protein: MSSGGCSTCLEVIFAVVLPPLGVFFRYGCCSPEFFISLALTVLGYVPGIVYSLYVILRTPPEPTGIDGERPYDMLA